In Microtus pennsylvanicus isolate mMicPen1 chromosome 12, mMicPen1.hap1, whole genome shotgun sequence, the following proteins share a genomic window:
- the Cabs1 gene encoding calcium-binding and spermatid-specific protein 1: MAENESPKICSHPPRESSKTPTEAAIFFGTDNTMPKSETTITSEGDHITSVNECTPDGDFSTTANKLTPTKEKIKVEDDLEATLKSTALPEKEITTPTETTISKAKESITENFIPGKMGSISPPVGTVSLIDLSSSVAKEDILLATIDTGDEEDLPTTELSDTLQDSTAQSEDTAALPDENPETDGSSSINSNDPDDGAVQVTDSLSPEAELPPSTENEVTTTPDTTNVAEENIPEIDLIVSGDNPKAVRKLTDSDEEKFITVFELTNTAEKAKDNSEDTFTDEESADGVNAWVEKETGNEAETHSVLLTAVESRYDFIVPASGTTNMVEELTANTTEDLSENETEESETKVTEESPVVTSIVDTPLHKEDSSTHDSGIFKLLKEDPDELMM, from the coding sequence ATGGCTGAAAATGAATCACCCAAAATTTGTTCTCATCCTCCAAGAGAGAGCAGTAAAACACCAACGGAAGCAGccattttctttgggactgacaACACCATGCCGAAATCAGAAACTACTATTACCTCTGAAGGAGACCACATTACTTCAGTGAATGAGTGCACACCAGATGGTGATTTTTCTACTACAGCCAACAAGCTCACACCTACAAAGGAAAAAATCAAGGTAGAAGATGATCTTGAGGCCACCCTGAAGTCaacagctcttccagagaaagaaATTACTACTCCGACTGAAACTACCATCTCTAAAGCTAAGGAGTCAATTACTGAAAATTTCATTCCGGGGAAAATGGGAAGCATCTCACCCCCAGTTGGTACTGTTTCCTTAATAGATCTCTCCAGTAGCGTGGCAAAAGAAGACATCCTCTTAGCCACCATTGACACAGGAGACGAAGAAGACCTACCTACTACCGAGCTCTCTGACACTCTGCAGGACAGCACTGCCCAATCGGAGGACACCGCTGCACTTCCAGATGAAAACCCAGAAACTGATGGTAGCTCCTCCATCAATTCCAATGATCCTGATGATGGAGCTGTCCAGGTCACGGACTCCTTGAGTCCCGAGGCTGAGCTACCTCCCTCTACTGAGAACGAGGTCACCACCACTCCAGACACAACCAACGTTGCAGAAGAGAACATACCTGAAATTGACCTGATTGTTTCAGGGGATAACCCCAAAGCTGTGAGAAAATTAACTGATTCGGATGAGGAAAAATTTATCACTGTTTTTGAACTCACCAACACTGCTGAAAAAGCCAAAGATAACTCAGAAGATACTTTTACTGATGAGGAATCGGCTGATGGAGTCAATGCTTGGGTGGAGAAAGAGACTGGGAATGAAGCTGAGACCCATTCAGTTTTGCTAACTGCCGTTGAATCCAGGTATGACTTCATTGTCCCTGCCTCAGGAACTACCAACATGGTGGAGGAACTGACCGCGAACACAACAGAAGACCTGTCTGAAAATGAAACAGAGGAATCTGAAACTAAGGTCACAGAGGAGTCTCCTGTAGTGACCTCTATAGTAGATACCCCTCTACACAAGGAAGACTCTTCTACCCATGACTCGGGTATTTTCAAATTGCTGAAAGAAGATCCTGATGAGCTAATGATGTAG